A single Leclercia sp. AS011 DNA region contains:
- a CDS encoding sugar efflux transporter, which yields MLWLMTMGRRLNGVYAAFLMVAFMMGVAGALQAPTLSLFLSREVGAQPFWVGIFYTVNAVAGILVSLWLAKRSDSQGDRRKLILFCCAMAIGNALLFAFNRHYLTLLTCGVLLASLANTAMPQLFALAREYADSSAREVVMFSSVMRAQLSLAWVIGPPLAFMLALNYGFTAMFSIAAAIFALSLGLIAFALPSVARVDAAGAIPVTQISGWKNKNVRRLFIASTLMWTCNTMYIIDMPLWISSDLGLPDKLAGILMGTAAGLEIPAMILAGYYVKHFGKRRMMVIAVAAGVLFYLGLILFHSREALLALQLFNAVFIGIVAGIGMLWFQDLMPGRAGSATTLFTNSISTGVILAGIIQGALAQSYGHYVVYWVIAAISLVALVLTWRVKESEILEGGFTK from the coding sequence ATGCTCTGGTTAATGACGATGGGACGCCGTCTCAACGGTGTTTATGCTGCCTTTTTAATGGTGGCTTTTATGATGGGCGTCGCCGGTGCGCTGCAGGCCCCGACCCTGAGCCTGTTCCTGAGCCGTGAGGTGGGGGCCCAGCCCTTCTGGGTGGGGATTTTTTATACCGTCAACGCCGTCGCCGGGATCCTGGTCAGCCTGTGGCTGGCGAAGCGATCGGACAGCCAGGGCGACCGCCGCAAGCTGATCCTCTTTTGCTGTGCGATGGCGATCGGCAACGCGCTGCTGTTCGCCTTTAATCGTCACTATCTGACCTTACTCACCTGCGGCGTGCTGCTGGCTTCGCTGGCCAATACCGCCATGCCGCAGCTGTTTGCCCTGGCGCGGGAATATGCCGACAGCTCCGCGCGGGAAGTGGTGATGTTCAGCTCGGTGATGCGGGCCCAGCTTTCGCTGGCGTGGGTCATCGGCCCGCCGCTGGCCTTTATGCTGGCGCTTAACTATGGCTTTACCGCCATGTTCTCCATTGCCGCCGCTATTTTTGCCCTTAGCCTCGGCCTGATTGCCTTCGCGCTGCCCTCCGTTGCCCGGGTGGACGCCGCAGGCGCGATACCGGTGACCCAGATCAGCGGCTGGAAAAACAAAAATGTCCGCAGGCTGTTTATCGCCTCTACCCTGATGTGGACCTGCAACACCATGTACATCATCGACATGCCGCTGTGGATCAGCAGCGATCTGGGCTTGCCGGACAAGCTGGCCGGGATCTTAATGGGCACCGCCGCCGGGCTGGAAATCCCGGCGATGATCCTCGCCGGATATTACGTCAAACACTTTGGTAAACGGCGGATGATGGTAATTGCGGTAGCGGCGGGCGTGCTGTTTTATCTGGGGCTGATCCTCTTTCACAGCCGCGAAGCGTTACTTGCCCTGCAGCTGTTTAACGCGGTCTTTATTGGCATTGTCGCCGGAATTGGCATGCTCTGGTTCCAGGATCTGATGCCGGGGCGTGCAGGTTCAGCTACCACCCTGTTTACCAACAGTATTTCAACCGGGGTGATTCTGGCCGGGATTATCCAGGGCGCGCTGGCGCAAAGCTACGGTCATTACGTGGTGTACTGGGTTATCGCGGCGATTTCGCTGGTGGCGCTGGTTCTGACCTGGCGGGTAAAAGAGAGTGAAATTCTGGAAGGCGGCTTCACGAAATGA
- a CDS encoding Atu4866 domain-containing protein, whose translation MKEQHTYTGLWITKDGFICHELLPNGRYDEARGTKPHAYQGDYDIRENRIYYQDDTGFTADGTFVSNDELHHAGMVLFRYK comes from the coding sequence ATGAAAGAACAGCATACTTATACAGGCCTCTGGATTACCAAAGATGGATTCATTTGCCATGAGCTATTACCTAATGGGCGTTACGATGAAGCACGTGGCACAAAACCTCATGCTTATCAGGGCGACTACGACATTCGTGAAAACAGGATCTACTATCAGGACGATACCGGTTTTACAGCTGATGGTACTTTTGTCAGTAATGACGAACTTCATCACGCGGGTATGGTGCTTTTCCGGTATAAATAA
- a CDS encoding IS3 family transposase (programmed frameshift), with protein MPGRKYTLEERLEVVMHYLASDEGYRLTSARFNVPRTQVRIWVAAYDAYGEEGLKPRDKGVSIDPEIRIEAVKAVLSGQISQTQAATKFNVAGASSVAKWLKVYKEQGEEGLRSLKVGTKRVSYMAEHPELIEAAEERSKEQRIHELERKVKRLELQILYLPKAESLSSVRDKVRVVDELRQHYPLDQLLSTARISRSTFYYHLKALRSPGKYDEINRRISEIYDENQGRYGYRRVTLALRREGGVINHKVVQRLMNGLDLKAAIKVKRYTSWRDERGCAADNLLQRNFKASRPNEKWVTDVTEFAVNGRKLYLSPIIDLFNNEVISYSISERPTMPMIDDMLIKAFARMDADSTPVLHSDQGWQYRHRWYQYQLRKFGVLQSMSRKGNCLDNACAECFFGTLKSECFYTRKFNDVDELKVVLEDYIRYYNTRRISLKFNGLSPVEYRLKTYPLRI; from the exons ATGCCCGGACGTAAATATACCCTCGAAGAACGCCTCGAAGTCGTTATGCACTATCTTGCTAGCGATGAAGGCTATCGGTTAACTTCAGCCCGTTTCAACGTTCCCAGAACCCAGGTGAGAATCTGGGTTGCAGCCTATGATGCTTATGGTGAAGAGGGACTAAAACCCAGAGATAAGGGCGTATCCATCGATCCTGAAATCAGAATTGAAGCTGTGAAAGCGGTGCTATCCGGTCAGATATCTCAGACACAGGCCGCGACTAAATTCAATGTTGCAGGTGCATCATCTGTCGCCAAATGGTTAAAAGTGTACAAAGAGCAGGGTGAAGAAGGGCTTCGCTCACTCAAGGTAGGCACAAAAAGGGTATCTTACATGGCTGAACACCCTGAACTTATTGAAGCAGCAGAGGAACGATCAAAAGAGCAACGGATTCATGAGCTGGAAAGGAAGGTCAAACGTCTTGAATTACAGATACTTTATCTTC CAAAAGCTGAAAGCCTTAGTTCGGTAAGAGATAAAGTTCGTGTTGTTGACGAACTAAGGCAACATTACCCGCTTGATCAGCTGCTGAGTACCGCCCGGATATCCCGGAGCACGTTTTACTATCATCTCAAGGCGCTTCGGTCTCCGGGAAAATACGATGAAATAAATCGTCGAATCAGCGAGATATATGATGAAAACCAGGGCCGCTATGGCTATCGACGGGTAACGCTGGCGCTCAGAAGAGAGGGAGGAGTAATCAACCATAAGGTGGTTCAACGCCTGATGAATGGCCTTGACCTAAAAGCAGCTATCAAAGTAAAGCGCTACACCTCCTGGCGTGACGAACGTGGGTGTGCTGCTGACAATCTCCTGCAACGAAACTTCAAAGCCAGCCGGCCCAATGAAAAATGGGTAACAGACGTCACGGAGTTCGCTGTCAACGGCCGTAAACTTTATCTTTCTCCAATCATCGATCTCTTCAATAACGAAGTGATTTCCTACAGTATTTCAGAACGCCCGACAATGCCGATGATTGACGATATGTTGATTAAGGCATTCGCCAGAATGGACGCAGACAGCACGCCAGTTCTTCACTCAGATCAGGGCTGGCAATACCGGCATCGGTGGTATCAGTATCAGTTGCGGAAGTTCGGAGTTCTGCAAAGTATGTCCCGCAAAGGGAATTGTCTGGATAATGCCTGCGCTGAGTGCTTTTTCGGGACGTTAAAATCAGAATGCTTTTACACCCGTAAATTTAACGATGTCGACGAACTTAAGGTCGTTCTTGAGGATTACATTCGGTACTACAACACGCGGCGAATAAGCCTGAAATTTAACGGCCTCAGCCCGGTTGAATACCGCCTGAAGACCTACCCGCTACGAATTTGA
- the sgrT gene encoding glucose uptake inhibitor SgrT: MKRSTANQFYQQYFSATKGVSWLARRCAEQRLKILEDLMQWEVTTSTSER, translated from the coding sequence ATGAAGAGGTCTACCGCAAATCAGTTTTACCAACAGTACTTCTCAGCGACAAAGGGAGTGTCCTGGCTGGCCCGCCGGTGTGCAGAGCAGCGGCTGAAAATACTGGAAGATCTGATGCAGTGGGAGGTGACAACGTCGACCTCGGAACGCTGA